In the genome of Deferribacterota bacterium, one region contains:
- a CDS encoding HIT family protein, translating into MDCIFCKIINGELPSKKIYEDEHYIAILDIMPVNYGHTLLIPKTHFRNILDMPDEYSNSIYYKVKQLAKAIKNGISCDGLNIIQNVESAGGQEVFHAHIHIVPRYKDDNFRLALQKKKYQDDAQMDRYAELIKNNL; encoded by the coding sequence ATGGATTGTATTTTTTGTAAAATAATAAACGGAGAATTGCCAAGTAAAAAGATATATGAGGATGAACACTATATAGCTATATTAGATATTATGCCTGTTAATTATGGCCATACCCTTTTAATCCCTAAAACTCATTTTAGAAATATCCTTGATATGCCCGATGAGTACTCAAATTCAATCTACTATAAGGTCAAGCAACTTGCCAAAGCAATAAAAAATGGTATTTCCTGTGATGGTTTAAATATTATCCAAAATGTCGAGAGTGCTGGTGGTCAAGAGGTATTTCACGCCCATATTCACATTGTTCCTAGGTATAAAGATGACAACTTTAGATTGGCGCTTCAAAAAAAGAAATACCAAGATGATGCCCAAATGGATAGGTATGCCGAATTAATAAAAAATAATTTATAA